In Mastigocladopsis repens PCC 10914, a single window of DNA contains:
- the cobN gene encoding cobaltochelatase subunit CobN, whose product MHRISATSGGWNPQSEGVIFLEQTPAPIVFLTSADTDIQTLAAAVPKLPTTFPALRVANLLQLQQQVSLDNYAEKVLEFAQVIVLRLLGGRSYWAYGLEVVQEIVQRNGTTLIVMPGDDAIDPDLISHSTLPLITVNQVWRYFNEGGVENILNALQFIADTCFSTSFNPPVAQVVPRVGLYEWEKGVEGVGGEETSPSPLTSPTSPTLSKVGILFYRAHYLAGNTKVIDALCDALAKRNVTPVPIFVSSLRDTDVQTQLCEFCQPKDTQQVSLLLNTTSFSLARLETETPQIDLWQKLDVPVLQVILSSGSVEQWELQFQGLSPRDIAMNVALPEVDGRIITRAVSFKAVQTSHSSLETDVVVYEPVSDRIEFVASLAANWVRLRSKPPEERRVALILANYPTRDGRLANGVGLDTPASCVEILQALQLAGYGVENLPCTGDELIECLTAGVTNDPEGRELRPVLQGVSVDEYEEYFASLPEAVQKGIGARWGSVFEMNREDTFAQRLRQEKDAKKEEEQSFAVSGIQLGNIFVGVQPARGYDVDPSLNYHAPDLEPTHDYLAFYYWVRECFGADAVVHVGKHGNLEWLPGKSVALSSQCYPEVALGPLPHLYPFIVNDPGEGSQAKRRAQAIIVDHLTPPLTRAELYGPLQELENLIDEYYEAESLDPTRLPIIGDRIRELVVKENLFLDLELKYKAKGITRKQESSVSTFDFSVLPSLDGYLCELKEAQIRDGLHIFGQCPQGRQLRDLIIAIARLPNRHHIGFTRALAEDLGLDFDPLTADFSTGLSVPDIQLLADKTQHSCRTVGDAVEFLEQQAAELVEKLTTHNSEFTTHSLQLSAVLNWIRTKLLPSLQQTHQEITNLLRGLNGSYVPSGPAGAPTRGRPEVLPTGKNFYSVDIRAIPTETAWDVGRKAAEALIERYAQEQGEYPKTLGLSVWGTATMRTGGDDIAQALALLGVQPVWDGAARRVVDFEILPLSILGRPRVDVTLRISGFFRDAFPNLIDLFDSAVQAVAALEEPQEQNPIAAQVRQETDLWTKLGLSLPEARVRSRYRIFGSKPGAYGAGLQGLIEAQNWMDDQDLARAYINWSSYAYTSGRVGEVGEDKDKLISSSPSTSSTSSTSSTSSSLQQGRSAPEAFEMRLQQMQIVLQNQDNREHDLLDSDDYYQFQGGLTAAVRSLRGENPQTYFGDNSIPAQPRVRQLKEEIARVYRSRVVNPKWIAGVMRHGYKGAFEMAATVDYLFAYDATAKCVEDYMYQGIAQAYVFDPVVSEFIEQKNPYALRDIAERLLEAHKRGLWHDVNIQTLEHLRDIVHQAEAAIEEK is encoded by the coding sequence ATGCATCGTATTAGTGCCACATCGGGAGGATGGAATCCTCAGTCGGAAGGCGTAATTTTTTTAGAACAAACCCCTGCTCCCATAGTGTTTCTTACGTCTGCTGATACCGACATTCAAACTCTGGCGGCTGCTGTACCTAAATTACCCACGACATTTCCTGCTTTAAGAGTTGCCAACCTGCTGCAATTGCAGCAACAAGTAAGTCTTGATAACTATGCCGAAAAAGTTTTAGAGTTCGCTCAGGTCATTGTCCTCCGTCTATTAGGAGGGCGTTCTTACTGGGCTTATGGCTTAGAAGTTGTGCAGGAAATTGTCCAACGTAATGGTACAACCCTAATTGTAATGCCAGGGGATGACGCAATAGACCCCGATTTAATCTCTCACTCTACCCTACCTCTGATTACTGTGAATCAGGTATGGCGCTACTTCAACGAGGGTGGAGTAGAAAATATTCTCAACGCGCTCCAGTTTATCGCCGATACTTGCTTTTCAACTTCTTTTAATCCTCCAGTAGCGCAAGTTGTTCCGCGTGTCGGGCTTTATGAGTGGGAAAAAGGAGTGGAGGGAGTAGGGGGAGAAGAAACTTCCCCATCTCCCCTCACTTCCCCTACTTCCCCGACTCTTTCCAAAGTCGGTATACTCTTCTACCGCGCCCATTATCTAGCGGGAAATACCAAGGTCATTGATGCTTTATGCGATGCTTTGGCAAAGCGAAATGTAACACCAGTGCCAATTTTTGTTTCTTCTTTACGTGATACTGATGTTCAAACTCAGTTGTGCGAGTTTTGTCAACCCAAGGACACTCAGCAAGTTTCGCTGCTGCTGAATACCACTAGTTTTTCTCTGGCGCGTTTGGAAACAGAAACACCGCAGATTGATTTGTGGCAAAAATTGGATGTGCCTGTGTTGCAAGTTATCCTTAGTAGTGGTTCGGTTGAGCAGTGGGAGTTGCAATTTCAAGGGCTTTCACCTCGCGATATTGCGATGAATGTGGCGCTTCCAGAAGTAGATGGGCGAATCATCACTCGTGCTGTATCTTTTAAGGCGGTACAAACCAGTCATTCGTCTCTAGAAACTGATGTGGTGGTTTATGAACCAGTGAGCGATCGCATTGAGTTTGTCGCTTCCTTAGCCGCCAATTGGGTGCGCCTGCGTTCTAAGCCACCTGAAGAACGTCGCGTGGCGTTGATTTTGGCAAATTACCCTACCCGTGATGGACGCCTAGCGAATGGCGTGGGATTGGATACGCCAGCGAGTTGTGTGGAAATTCTTCAGGCTTTGCAGTTGGCTGGGTATGGGGTGGAAAATTTACCTTGTACTGGGGATGAGTTGATTGAATGTCTGACTGCTGGGGTGACGAATGATCCGGAAGGTAGAGAGTTGCGTCCGGTGCTGCAAGGTGTTTCTGTAGATGAGTATGAGGAGTATTTTGCTTCGTTACCAGAAGCTGTGCAGAAAGGAATTGGCGCAAGGTGGGGAAGTGTTTTTGAAATGAACCGCGAAGACACGTTCGCGCAGCGTCTCCGTCAGGAGAAGGACGCCAAGAAGGAAGAGGAGCAGAGTTTTGCAGTTTCTGGAATTCAACTTGGTAACATTTTTGTGGGAGTTCAGCCAGCGCGGGGGTATGATGTTGACCCAAGTTTGAATTATCATGCGCCGGATTTGGAACCAACTCACGATTATTTAGCTTTTTATTATTGGGTGAGGGAATGTTTTGGCGCTGATGCTGTGGTTCATGTGGGGAAGCATGGAAATCTGGAATGGCTTCCGGGGAAAAGTGTGGCTTTGTCGAGTCAATGTTATCCTGAGGTGGCTTTGGGACCTCTTCCCCATTTGTATCCGTTTATTGTAAATGACCCTGGTGAAGGTTCGCAGGCTAAACGTCGCGCTCAAGCGATCATTGTGGATCATCTGACGCCGCCTCTGACTCGTGCAGAACTTTATGGTCCTTTGCAAGAGTTGGAAAATTTGATTGATGAGTATTATGAGGCGGAAAGTTTAGATCCAACTCGTTTGCCAATCATTGGCGATCGCATCCGCGAACTGGTTGTCAAAGAAAATCTTTTCTTGGATTTGGAATTAAAGTATAAAGCAAAAGGTATAACACGAAAACAAGAATCTTCTGTTTCGACGTTTGACTTTTCTGTTTTACCTTCGCTTGATGGTTATCTTTGTGAATTGAAAGAAGCTCAAATCCGCGATGGATTGCACATTTTTGGGCAATGTCCTCAAGGGCGACAGCTGCGAGATTTAATTATAGCGATCGCACGTCTTCCCAATCGCCATCATATTGGATTCACCCGTGCTTTGGCTGAAGATTTGGGCTTAGATTTCGACCCCCTGACTGCTGATTTCAGTACTGGGCTATCAGTCCCAGATATTCAGCTTTTAGCTGACAAGACACAACACTCCTGTCGTACCGTCGGCGATGCAGTTGAATTCTTAGAACAACAAGCCGCCGAACTTGTAGAAAAACTCACAACTCACAACTCAGAATTCACAACTCACAGCTTACAACTCAGCGCTGTTCTCAACTGGATACGCACCAAGCTTCTCCCTTCTTTACAACAAACGCACCAAGAAATTACCAACTTGTTACGCGGACTAAATGGCAGCTATGTCCCTAGTGGTCCCGCTGGCGCACCAACGCGGGGTCGTCCGGAAGTTCTGCCAACAGGTAAAAATTTTTATTCTGTGGATATCCGTGCTATACCGACAGAAACTGCTTGGGATGTCGGTAGAAAAGCGGCTGAGGCACTCATTGAACGTTATGCACAAGAGCAAGGTGAGTATCCAAAAACACTAGGATTATCTGTGTGGGGAACTGCGACAATGCGGACTGGGGGTGATGATATTGCCCAGGCGCTGGCTTTACTAGGCGTGCAGCCTGTATGGGATGGTGCAGCGCGGCGAGTAGTGGATTTTGAAATTTTGCCGCTTTCTATTTTGGGGCGTCCTCGTGTGGATGTTACGTTACGAATTTCTGGTTTCTTCCGGGATGCTTTTCCCAACTTGATTGATTTATTCGACTCCGCAGTGCAAGCGGTGGCGGCTTTGGAAGAACCGCAGGAGCAAAATCCAATAGCCGCTCAAGTTCGTCAAGAGACCGATTTGTGGACAAAACTTGGTTTAAGTTTACCAGAAGCAAGAGTGCGATCGCGCTACCGTATCTTTGGCTCTAAGCCAGGTGCGTACGGTGCAGGACTCCAAGGTTTAATTGAAGCGCAAAACTGGATGGATGACCAAGATTTAGCTCGTGCCTACATCAACTGGAGTTCCTATGCCTACACCTCAGGAAGAGTAGGGGAAGTAGGGGAAGACAAAGACAAATTAATCTCTTCATCTCCCTCCACTTCCTCCACTTCCTCCACTTCCTCCACTTCCTCATCCCTTCAACAAGGACGTTCAGCACCAGAAGCATTTGAAATGCGGTTGCAACAAATGCAGATAGTGTTACAAAACCAAGACAATCGCGAACATGATTTGCTCGATTCTGATGATTATTACCAATTTCAAGGTGGTTTAACAGCTGCGGTACGTTCTCTACGGGGAGAGAATCCCCAAACCTATTTTGGAGATAATTCCATTCCTGCTCAACCACGAGTCCGCCAACTCAAAGAAGAAATCGCACGAGTGTATCGTTCTCGCGTAGTGAATCCTAAATGGATTGCGGGAGTGATGCGCCACGGTTACAAGGGTGCTTTTGAAATGGCGGCGACAGTGGATTATTTATTTGCTTACGATGCTACGGCAAAGTGTGTGGAAGACTATATGTACCAAGGGATAGCCCAAGCGTATGTGTTTGACCCTGTTGTTTCAGAATTCATTGAGCAAAAAAACCCGTATGCTCTGCGTGATATAGCTGAAAGATTGTTAGAAGCACATAAGCGCGGTTTATGGCACGATGTAAATATACAAACACTGGAACATTTGCGAGACATTGTTCATCAAGCCGAAGCAGCCATAGAAGAGAAATAA
- a CDS encoding GAF domain-containing sensor histidine kinase, translating into MPSSRDLSFSRTLPSNVFDQLGELLQQMAQTVGKAVVLTEAVMTGIHIPQEWQVQRFTVVVSEQFNALLVGSYDQRWGAGEAGEENAPLSPSCSQYRELNVNLTFDPEAIASFVLNLRDLFERDSHNYQKLEQYRQIPVPNDATLQSQFSLLLLKYFLPQPNQQLTESSSPNYPHVSVCHPVEEALKKQIAQEQLLNQVTTQIRKSQDLPVIMATAVAKVREFLELDRLVVYKFEESRVKSQESKVKSQKSKVKSQESITSPSSQTPEQELLDKAGCIIYEVRANDDIPSVLNFQDENGFAQIRQCWEKYRQGLTLVVDDVEKTYALEECLLNFLKEAKVRSKLAYPIMYEEKLWGLLIAHQCNTPRLWSESEKILLSSVAEQLGIAIYQAELMRSLTQEKQTLEQRVVERTMALHDALVAAEAASRLRSEFLATVSHELLTPLTHVIGMSSTLLRWSFGELSQRQRDYLQTIHDSGEHLLEMINDILDLSQIEAGKAVLNITEFSLVNIAQSTVNALKEKASTQRVNLKLDVQLNPQRDIFTADARRVQQIIWNLLSNAIKFTPEGGHITLRLWVEDDTAVFQVEDTGIGIPEEQLSLLFEKFHQLDTPYRRRYGGTGLGLALTKQLVELHRGRIEVESTVGVGSVFTVWILVQPTSGLSGESGVLSEGSGGVEEEK; encoded by the coding sequence ATGCCTAGTTCTCGCGATTTGAGCTTTTCTCGAACTTTGCCTAGTAATGTTTTTGATCAGCTTGGGGAATTATTGCAGCAGATGGCTCAAACAGTGGGAAAGGCGGTGGTACTTACAGAAGCTGTGATGACAGGGATTCACATACCTCAAGAATGGCAGGTACAAAGGTTTACTGTAGTGGTTTCTGAACAGTTTAATGCACTGCTTGTGGGTTCCTATGACCAGAGATGGGGAGCAGGGGAAGCAGGGGAAGAAAATGCTCCCTTATCTCCCTCATGCTCTCAGTACCGAGAACTGAATGTAAACTTGACCTTTGATCCAGAAGCGATCGCCTCCTTCGTGTTGAACTTGAGAGATTTGTTTGAGCGAGATTCCCATAACTACCAAAAGCTTGAACAATATCGTCAAATTCCCGTTCCTAATGATGCCACGCTTCAAAGTCAATTCTCACTTTTGTTATTAAAGTATTTTTTGCCACAGCCAAACCAGCAGCTAACAGAATCATCTTCCCCAAATTATCCGCACGTTTCTGTCTGTCATCCAGTGGAAGAAGCGTTGAAAAAACAGATTGCTCAAGAGCAACTGTTAAATCAGGTCACAACTCAAATCCGTAAAAGTCAGGATTTACCTGTCATTATGGCAACAGCAGTTGCAAAAGTACGAGAATTTTTAGAATTAGACAGGCTCGTAGTTTACAAATTTGAGGAATCAAGAGTCAAGAGTCAAGAGTCAAAAGTCAAAAGTCAAAAGTCAAAAGTCAAGAGTCAAGAGTCAATAACCTCCCCATCGTCCCAAACCCCAGAGCAAGAGTTACTTGACAAAGCTGGTTGTATTATCTACGAAGTCCGTGCTAATGATGATATTCCGTCAGTGTTGAATTTCCAAGACGAAAATGGCTTTGCACAAATACGCCAATGTTGGGAAAAGTATAGGCAAGGCTTGACTTTAGTTGTAGATGATGTGGAAAAAACTTATGCTCTAGAAGAGTGTTTATTGAATTTTTTAAAGGAAGCCAAAGTCCGCTCAAAGCTAGCTTACCCAATTATGTATGAGGAAAAACTTTGGGGGCTGTTGATTGCTCATCAGTGCAATACTCCACGTCTTTGGAGTGAAAGTGAAAAAATTTTGCTCAGTTCTGTTGCTGAACAACTTGGAATCGCCATTTACCAAGCAGAGTTAATGCGATCGCTCACTCAAGAAAAACAAACTCTGGAGCAACGAGTTGTTGAGCGTACAATGGCGTTGCATGACGCCCTCGTTGCTGCTGAAGCCGCCAGCCGTCTAAGAAGTGAATTTCTTGCCACTGTCAGCCATGAATTGCTCACACCTCTGACTCATGTCATTGGAATGTCTTCCACTTTGTTACGCTGGTCTTTTGGTGAGTTAAGTCAGCGCCAACGGGATTATCTGCAAACTATCCACGATAGTGGAGAACATTTACTAGAAATGATTAATGATATCCTCGACTTATCGCAAATCGAGGCGGGTAAGGCAGTTTTAAATATTACAGAATTTTCATTAGTCAACATAGCCCAATCCACAGTCAACGCGCTCAAAGAAAAAGCATCCACCCAGCGAGTCAATCTCAAACTCGATGTGCAACTCAACCCGCAGCGTGACATATTTACTGCGGATGCAAGGCGAGTGCAACAAATTATCTGGAATTTATTAAGTAATGCTATAAAATTCACGCCAGAAGGTGGTCATATCACTTTACGTCTTTGGGTAGAAGACGACACTGCCGTGTTTCAAGTAGAGGATACTGGCATAGGCATTCCAGAAGAACAGTTATCCCTACTGTTTGAGAAATTTCACCAACTCGATACACCCTACCGCCGCCGTTACGGAGGAACTGGACTGGGTTTAGCTTTAACTAAACAACTTGTAGAACTCCATCGGGGTCGAATTGAAGTAGAATCCACCGTAGGTGTTGGCTCAGTATTCACCGTTTGGATACTAGTCCAGCCGACTTCAGGACTGAGTGGGGAGTCTGGAGTGTTGAGTGAAGGGAGTGGGGGAGTGGAGGAAGAAAAGTAA
- a CDS encoding N-acetylmannosamine-6-phosphate 2-epimerase, whose translation MTNDYLIQALRHGLIVSCQAPVESPLHEPMVIAAMAQAAVNNGAVGVRIDTPAHISAVQERVQVPIIGLWKQVISGYDVYITPQFHHAAAVAQAGADIIAIDATSRNRPGGETIADIIAKIHQELGKLVMADVDTIEAAKAAVAAGADIVGTTLFGYTAQTKHLSPPGWELLTQMVQMLDVPAICEGGISSPQMARRAIDLGAYAVVVGTAITGIDYLVRGYVKEL comes from the coding sequence ATGACAAATGACTATTTAATTCAAGCCCTGCGTCACGGACTCATCGTATCTTGTCAAGCGCCTGTTGAATCGCCTCTGCATGAACCAATGGTTATAGCAGCAATGGCGCAAGCTGCTGTTAACAACGGTGCTGTTGGAGTGAGGATTGATACTCCTGCTCACATCAGTGCTGTACAAGAAAGAGTTCAAGTACCAATTATTGGATTATGGAAACAAGTTATATCTGGTTATGATGTATACATCACACCACAGTTTCACCATGCTGCTGCTGTGGCACAAGCGGGAGCAGACATCATCGCCATAGATGCGACTAGCAGAAATCGACCTGGGGGTGAAACAATAGCAGATATCATTGCCAAAATTCATCAAGAATTAGGCAAACTAGTAATGGCAGATGTAGACACAATCGAAGCGGCAAAAGCGGCTGTAGCAGCTGGAGCAGATATTGTGGGGACAACTCTTTTTGGCTACACTGCACAAACCAAGCATCTTTCTCCCCCTGGCTGGGAACTCCTCACCCAGATGGTACAAATGTTAGATGTTCCAGCGATTTGTGAAGGAGGTATTTCTTCACCCCAAATGGCGCGTCGCGCTATTGATTTAGGAGCGTATGCGGTTGTTGTCGGCACCGCTATCACTGGTATTGATTATCTGGTGAGAGGGTATGTGAAAGAGTTGTGA
- a CDS encoding HhoA/HhoB/HtrA family serine endopeptidase: MSLSSSEEQRFSPLWRQVTSHALVAVLSVALTLTTLWAFPNLQILRSSLPSAIAPSTTTVETTASSTGASQEEVAIRSFVTAAVNRVGSAVVRIDTERIITMRAPDPYFGDPFFREFFGDGSFSRVPQEYHQRGEGSGFIIDPNGMILTNAHVVSGADSVTVTLKDGRKLQGEVKGVDEPSDLAVVKINGRNLPVAPLGNSKDLQVGDWAIAVGNPLGLDNTVTLGIISTLNRSSAQVGIPDKRLDFIQTDAAINPGNSGGPLLNEQGEVIGINTAIRADAQGIGFAIPIDKAKVIEDALARGQKISHPYIGVRMITLTPELAKQSNSDPNTMITVPEINAVLVMQVIPNSPAAAAGLRRGDVITQVDGQAITTAEQLQDLVEQSRIHQSLQVTVQRGEQTQQLTVRPGELREAASS; the protein is encoded by the coding sequence ATGTCTTTGTCATCTTCTGAAGAACAACGTTTCTCGCCCCTCTGGCGTCAAGTGACTAGCCATGCGCTGGTAGCTGTCTTGAGTGTGGCATTGACCTTGACGACTTTATGGGCATTTCCCAACCTGCAAATTCTTCGCTCGTCTCTGCCAAGTGCTATCGCACCGAGTACGACCACAGTAGAAACTACTGCATCTTCAACAGGAGCTTCTCAAGAAGAAGTTGCTATTCGCAGTTTCGTGACGGCTGCTGTGAATCGAGTTGGTTCCGCAGTTGTGCGAATTGATACAGAGCGTATAATTACCATGCGTGCGCCTGACCCGTATTTTGGAGACCCCTTCTTCCGGGAGTTTTTTGGTGACGGCTCATTTTCCAGAGTGCCTCAAGAGTACCACCAACGCGGGGAAGGGTCTGGTTTTATTATTGACCCCAACGGCATGATTCTCACCAATGCTCATGTTGTCAGTGGTGCTGATTCTGTCACTGTCACCCTCAAGGATGGACGTAAGTTGCAAGGAGAGGTGAAAGGAGTAGATGAGCCTTCAGATTTGGCGGTTGTCAAAATTAATGGGAGAAACTTGCCAGTAGCCCCCCTCGGTAATTCTAAAGACTTGCAAGTGGGTGACTGGGCGATCGCCGTTGGCAACCCGTTAGGGTTAGACAACACCGTCACCCTAGGTATTATCAGCACCCTGAACCGCTCCAGCGCTCAAGTTGGCATCCCTGATAAACGTTTGGACTTTATCCAAACCGATGCAGCCATCAATCCTGGTAACTCCGGCGGTCCTCTGCTCAATGAACAAGGTGAAGTTATTGGCATCAATACAGCTATTCGTGCTGATGCTCAGGGAATTGGGTTTGCCATTCCCATTGACAAAGCCAAGGTCATTGAAGATGCTTTGGCTCGCGGTCAGAAAATTTCTCATCCTTACATCGGCGTTCGGATGATTACCCTCACGCCAGAACTAGCAAAACAATCCAATAGCGACCCGAATACGATGATCACGGTGCCGGAAATTAACGCTGTGCTGGTGATGCAAGTTATACCTAACAGTCCGGCTGCTGCTGCTGGCTTGCGTCGGGGAGATGTGATTACCCAAGTTGATGGACAAGCAATAACGACTGCTGAACAGTTGCAAGACTTGGTAGAACAGAGTCGAATTCATCAGTCCTTGCAGGTTACGGTACAACGAGGTGAACAAACTCAGCAGCTGACTGTGCGACCGGGTGAACTACGGGAAGCCGCTTCTAGCTAG
- a CDS encoding zinc-dependent alcohol dehydrogenase family protein, with product MKVWEVQSKEGLDALTLVERPEPQPKAGQVLLKMRAASLNYRDLLTIKGAYGSKQKLPFVPFSDGVGEVVAVGDGVTRVKVGDRVAGIFMQTWLEGDFSLDKSKSALGGAIDGILAEYVTLHEDGVVHLPENLSDEEAASLPCAAVTAWNALTTDGKLKAGDTVLVQGTGGVSVFALQFAKIMGAQVIATSSSDVKLDKLKQLGASEVINYKTTPNWDEKVWELTNQVGVDRIIEVGGAGTFSKSLRAVRYGGYIGLIGVLTGLSADVSTVSILHKGITVQGIYVGSRAMFEAMNRAIALWAAPFGSIALHGIKPIVDRVFPFEEARQALEYMESGAHFGKIAIRF from the coding sequence ATGAAAGTTTGGGAAGTTCAGTCTAAAGAAGGTCTGGATGCATTGACACTCGTTGAAAGACCAGAACCACAACCAAAGGCAGGGCAGGTACTTCTGAAGATGCGTGCGGCTTCACTCAATTATCGGGACTTGTTGACTATAAAAGGGGCATATGGATCTAAGCAAAAGCTACCGTTTGTTCCCTTCTCTGATGGGGTGGGGGAAGTGGTTGCTGTTGGCGACGGAGTGACCAGAGTTAAAGTGGGCGATCGCGTGGCGGGCATCTTCATGCAAACCTGGTTAGAAGGGGATTTCTCACTAGACAAATCAAAATCAGCATTGGGTGGTGCTATTGATGGCATCTTAGCTGAATATGTAACGCTCCATGAAGACGGCGTTGTTCATCTACCAGAAAACCTTTCTGACGAAGAAGCAGCATCGTTACCTTGTGCTGCGGTGACAGCTTGGAACGCCCTGACAACGGATGGCAAGCTTAAAGCTGGTGATACCGTGCTTGTGCAAGGTACGGGAGGGGTTTCTGTGTTTGCGCTGCAGTTTGCCAAAATTATGGGGGCGCAAGTTATTGCGACTTCTAGTAGTGACGTGAAGTTAGACAAGTTGAAACAACTTGGAGCATCTGAAGTCATCAATTACAAAACCACACCCAACTGGGATGAAAAAGTTTGGGAACTGACAAATCAAGTCGGAGTTGACCGCATTATAGAAGTTGGTGGTGCAGGAACTTTCAGCAAGTCGCTACGAGCTGTCCGCTATGGCGGGTATATCGGTTTGATTGGGGTGCTTACTGGGTTAAGCGCAGATGTCAGTACAGTGTCGATTTTGCACAAAGGTATTACTGTACAAGGCATCTATGTCGGTAGTCGTGCTATGTTTGAGGCTATGAACCGGGCGATTGCCCTTTGGGCGGCTCCCTTTGGGAGCATCGCTTTGCATGGTATCAAACCCATTGTTGACCGAGTGTTCCCCTTTGAAGAAGCGCGACAGGCGTTGGAGTACATGGAGAGTGGGGCGCATTTCGGTAAGATAGCGATACGCTTTTAG
- a CDS encoding metallophosphoesterase family protein, translated as MKLKRRQFLFLSSLSAIGVGFLGCVTRQAGKNAGIAASKAAIPLNPAKNDLLLRFVSVADTGTGDQGQYAVAKAMTQHHNKNPYDLVVLAGDNIYTNGEMEKIGAVFERPYAPLLQQGVKFQAVLGNHDIRTANGDLQLKYLGFNMRGRFYTFRRDNVQFFALDTNTNADWEKQLKWLEQELSASNAPWKVVFGHHPVYASGVYGSNPTFIKAFTPLFQKYGVQLYINGHEHHYERTRSLNGTTYLICGGGAGTRPVGRSEWTEYSAEKLSFAAYEVYADRIEISGIGTDNRVFDKGIIPLKSA; from the coding sequence ATGAAGCTGAAACGTCGTCAATTTTTGTTCTTAAGTAGCCTCAGCGCCATTGGTGTAGGATTTCTAGGTTGTGTCACTCGTCAAGCTGGCAAAAATGCTGGTATTGCAGCATCAAAGGCGGCAATACCTCTTAATCCAGCCAAAAACGACTTGTTACTGCGTTTTGTTTCCGTCGCGGATACTGGTACTGGAGATCAAGGACAGTACGCCGTAGCTAAGGCAATGACTCAGCATCATAACAAAAATCCTTATGATTTAGTAGTTTTAGCTGGTGATAATATCTACACCAATGGCGAAATGGAAAAAATTGGTGCAGTCTTTGAGCGTCCCTATGCACCGTTACTTCAGCAAGGTGTGAAATTTCAGGCTGTTTTAGGAAATCATGATATCCGCACTGCCAACGGCGACCTTCAACTTAAGTATCTTGGCTTTAATATGAGGGGTCGTTTCTACACATTTCGTCGCGATAATGTGCAATTTTTTGCTTTAGATACTAACACCAATGCTGACTGGGAAAAGCAGCTAAAATGGTTAGAGCAAGAATTAAGCGCCTCCAATGCACCTTGGAAAGTTGTCTTTGGTCATCATCCAGTTTATGCATCAGGTGTATATGGCAGCAATCCAACTTTTATTAAAGCCTTTACTCCATTGTTTCAAAAATATGGTGTTCAACTATATATAAATGGACACGAACACCATTATGAACGTACTCGTTCTCTTAATGGAACAACTTATTTAATATGTGGTGGTGGTGCTGGTACTCGTCCTGTTGGTCGTTCGGAATGGACAGAATATTCGGCAGAAAAGTTGAGTTTTGCCGCCTATGAGGTTTATGCAGATAGAATAGAAATTAGTGGTATCGGCACCGATAACCGCGTATTTGATAAAGGTATTATTCCACTTAAATCAGCTTAA